In Methylocystis echinoides, one genomic interval encodes:
- the msrB gene encoding peptide-methionine (R)-S-oxide reductase MsrB, which translates to MLRFARTDGVNRRDAVFGALALTLFPAPARAAARVDIEAFDPSGKSLGVEPVEKVVKPDAEWRAQLSALAYDVTRRDGTERAFTGPYWDAHDDGLFRCVCCDTALFDSKTKYDSGTGWPSFFAPISKINVVESVDASFGMRRVAVSCKRCDAHLGHVFTDGPRPTGLRYCMNGVALRFVPRGKA; encoded by the coding sequence TTGCTTCGCTTTGCTCGCACTGACGGCGTCAATCGCAGGGACGCGGTCTTCGGCGCCCTCGCGCTCACCCTCTTCCCCGCTCCCGCCCGCGCCGCGGCGCGCGTCGACATCGAGGCCTTCGACCCGTCGGGCAAAAGCCTCGGCGTCGAGCCGGTCGAGAAGGTCGTGAAGCCGGACGCCGAGTGGCGCGCGCAGCTCTCGGCGCTCGCCTATGACGTCACGCGCCGCGACGGGACCGAGCGCGCTTTCACCGGTCCCTATTGGGACGCGCATGACGACGGGCTGTTTCGCTGCGTCTGCTGCGACACGGCGCTGTTCGATTCGAAGACCAAATATGATTCGGGGACCGGCTGGCCGAGCTTCTTCGCGCCGATCTCCAAGATCAATGTCGTCGAAAGCGTCGACGCTTCCTTCGGCATGCGCCGCGTCGCCGTCTCCTGCAAACGCTGCGACGCGCATCTCGGACATGTCTTCACCGACGGGCCGCGTCCCACGGGTCTGCGCTATTGCATGAATGGCGTCGCCTTGCGCTTCGTTCCGCGCGGAAAGGCGTAA
- the msrA gene encoding peptide-methionine (S)-S-oxide reductase MsrA translates to MRGVARALLMALLMATPLAAAERAVSLPPPAYDPAPASMGPQKLVVAGGCFWGVQGVFQRVKGVSRAVSGYAGGDRETAHYARVTQGDTGHAESVEVTYDPAKVSVGDLLRVFFSVVHDPTQLNRQGPDVGTQYRSAIFVADPVQEKVARAYVAQLAAAGAFAAPIVTRIEPLTRFYPAESYHQDYLTQHPQAPYIVINDLPKIDSLRTLFPALYREAPVSTK, encoded by the coding sequence ATGAGAGGGGTTGCGCGCGCCCTGTTGATGGCGCTCCTCATGGCGACGCCGCTGGCCGCCGCCGAACGGGCGGTCAGCCTGCCGCCGCCGGCCTATGATCCGGCCCCGGCGTCGATGGGCCCGCAAAAGCTCGTCGTCGCGGGCGGCTGCTTCTGGGGCGTCCAGGGGGTGTTTCAGCGCGTCAAGGGCGTCTCGCGCGCGGTCTCGGGCTATGCCGGCGGCGACCGCGAGACGGCCCATTACGCGCGGGTCACGCAAGGCGACACGGGTCATGCCGAGTCGGTCGAGGTCACTTATGATCCCGCCAAGGTGAGCGTCGGCGACCTTCTGCGCGTGTTCTTCTCCGTCGTCCATGATCCGACGCAACTGAACCGGCAGGGCCCGGATGTGGGGACGCAATATCGCTCGGCGATTTTCGTCGCCGATCCGGTGCAAGAGAAGGTCGCGCGCGCCTATGTGGCGCAGCTGGCGGCCGCTGGCGCCTTCGCTGCGCCGATCGTCACCCGCATCGAGCCGCTGACGCGCTTTTACCCGGCCGAAAGCTACCATCAGGACTATCTGACGCAGCATCCGCAGGCGCCTTACATCGTCATCAACGACCTGCCGAAAATCGACAGTCTGCGGACGCTGTTTCCGGCGCTTTATCGCGAGGCCCCCGTTTCGACGAAATGA